One segment of Hippopotamus amphibius kiboko isolate mHipAmp2 chromosome 4, mHipAmp2.hap2, whole genome shotgun sequence DNA contains the following:
- the RBM48 gene encoding RNA-binding protein 48 isoform X1 — MQTCSCAPGLSAAPLGGDPSFTDSSHTGNEGRRCRFFSQSRHALTHPSLLLGKEEGNEADVVASARVKADKMASTAGELGGVFDHHVQRAVCDSRAKYREGRRPRAVKVYTINLESQYLLIQGVPAVGAMKELVERFALYGAIEQYNALDEYPAEDFTEVYLIKFVNLQSARIAKRKMDEQSFFGGLLHVCYAPEFETVEETRKKLQERNAYVARTTKNKDHYVTKKHKDAKDFRHDFHSKTSGFPAASLNTSTGNSHLCLPYSCELPLCYFSPKCTCSSGEHVDRASNSSQDGRNHDETLEHCNHSPQKVQMKTLKNSLAHPGAQKAITASEAVDRFMPRTTQLQERKRRREDDCKRGTLLEASTSSNEVMIGPQLPDIPKVDMHDDSLNTTANLIRNKLKEVISSVPKPAEDKPEDVHRSYPLKQRRRI; from the exons ATGCAAACCTGCTCCTGCGCTCCGGGCCTCTCCGCCGCGCCGCTCGGGGGCGACCCTTCGTTCACGGACTCCTCGCACACAGGAAACGAAGGCCGACGCTGTCGATTCTTCAGCCAATCTCGGCACGCCTTGACCCATCCCTCTCTTTTATTGGGTAAAGAAGAGGGCAACGAGGCGGATGTTGTTGCCTCTGCGAGGGTCAAGGCCGACAAGATGGCGTCGACTGCCGGGGAGCTTGGCGGCGTTTTCGACCACCACGTCCAAAGGGCTGTGTGCGACTCACGGGCCAAGTACCGGGAGGGGCGACGGCCTCGCGCCGTCAAG GTCTATACAATCAATTTGGAATCTCAGTACTTATTAATACAAGGAGTTCCTGCAGTAGGAGCAATGAAGGAATTAGTTGAGCGATTTGCTCTGTATGGTGCAATTGAACAGTACAATGCTCTAGATGAATACCCAGCAGAAGACTTTACAGAAGTTTATCTTATTAAATTTGTCAATTTACAAAGTGCAAG GATAGccaagagaaaaatggatgaacagAGTTTCTTTGGTGGATTGCTTCATGTGTGCTATGCTCCAGAATTTGAGACAGTtgaagaaaccagaaaaaaattacaagagagGAATGCTTATGTAGCAAGAACTACTAAAAATAAAG ATCATTACGTGACAAAGAAGCATAAAGATGCAAAAGATTTTAGACATGATTTCCATTCGAAGACATCTGGATTTCCTGCAGCTTCTTTGAACACATCTACTGGGAACTCACATCTTTGTCTTCCTTATTCTTGTGAGTTGCCTTTGTGTTATTTCTCCCCAAAATGTACATGTTCATCAGGAGAACATGTGGACAGAGCATCAAATTCCTCTCAGGATGGTAGAAACCATGACGAAACACTGGAGCACTGTAACCACTCTCCGCAGAAAGTGcagatgaaaactttaaaaaattcattggcCCACCCTGGTGCACAGAAGGCTATTACTGCTTCAGAGGCAGTTGACAGATTTATGCCTAGGACAACACAACTGCAGGAGcggaaaagaagaagagaagatgaTTGTAAACGTGGAACTCTTCTTGAAGCAAGCACAAGTAGCAATGAGGTTATGATTGGCCCTCAGTTACCAGACATTCCTAAAGTGGACATGCATGATGACTCGTTGAATACAACAGCGAATTTAATTCGGAATAAACTTAAAGAG
- the RBM48 gene encoding RNA-binding protein 48 isoform X2, with protein sequence MLLPLRGSRPTRWRRLPGSLAAFSTTTSKGLCATHGPSTGRGDGLAPSRIAKRKMDEQSFFGGLLHVCYAPEFETVEETRKKLQERNAYVARTTKNKDHYVTKKHKDAKDFRHDFHSKTSGFPAASLNTSTGNSHLCLPYSCELPLCYFSPKCTCSSGEHVDRASNSSQDGRNHDETLEHCNHSPQKVQMKTLKNSLAHPGAQKAITASEAVDRFMPRTTQLQERKRRREDDCKRGTLLEASTSSNEVMIGPQLPDIPKVDMHDDSLNTTANLIRNKLKEVISSVPKPAEDKPEDVHRSYPLKQRRRI encoded by the exons ATGTTGTTGCCTCTGCGAGGGTCAAGGCCGACAAGATGGCGTCGACTGCCGGGGAGCTTGGCGGCGTTTTCGACCACCACGTCCAAAGGGCTGTGTGCGACTCACGGGCCAAGTACCGGGAGGGGCGACGGCCTCGCGCCGTCAAG GATAGccaagagaaaaatggatgaacagAGTTTCTTTGGTGGATTGCTTCATGTGTGCTATGCTCCAGAATTTGAGACAGTtgaagaaaccagaaaaaaattacaagagagGAATGCTTATGTAGCAAGAACTACTAAAAATAAAG ATCATTACGTGACAAAGAAGCATAAAGATGCAAAAGATTTTAGACATGATTTCCATTCGAAGACATCTGGATTTCCTGCAGCTTCTTTGAACACATCTACTGGGAACTCACATCTTTGTCTTCCTTATTCTTGTGAGTTGCCTTTGTGTTATTTCTCCCCAAAATGTACATGTTCATCAGGAGAACATGTGGACAGAGCATCAAATTCCTCTCAGGATGGTAGAAACCATGACGAAACACTGGAGCACTGTAACCACTCTCCGCAGAAAGTGcagatgaaaactttaaaaaattcattggcCCACCCTGGTGCACAGAAGGCTATTACTGCTTCAGAGGCAGTTGACAGATTTATGCCTAGGACAACACAACTGCAGGAGcggaaaagaagaagagaagatgaTTGTAAACGTGGAACTCTTCTTGAAGCAAGCACAAGTAGCAATGAGGTTATGATTGGCCCTCAGTTACCAGACATTCCTAAAGTGGACATGCATGATGACTCGTTGAATACAACAGCGAATTTAATTCGGAATAAACTTAAAGAG